The following coding sequences lie in one Armatimonadia bacterium genomic window:
- a CDS encoding H-X9-DG-CTERM domain-containing protein, producing MMYAQDYDEKMIRRTYSDHPTDHNILGNPRTYLAAYIKNDQIWVCPSRTTTTGYWQNGYTEGQPLANIQTPAETVMICDGTYWLDTFWKANSYPTGTSCDSRLQTMTPDHNEGVNFGYCDGHVKWSKISGVKWSQFTMATSGTDTTQSVGK from the coding sequence ATGATGTACGCGCAGGACTACGACGAGAAGATGATTCGCCGGACCTACTCCGATCACCCGACCGACCACAACATCCTCGGCAACCCGCGCACCTATCTGGCGGCCTACATCAAGAACGACCAGATCTGGGTTTGCCCGAGCCGCACGACGACGACCGGTTACTGGCAGAACGGCTATACCGAGGGGCAGCCCCTGGCAAACATCCAGACGCCCGCCGAGACTGTGATGATCTGCGACGGCACCTACTGGCTGGACACCTTCTGGAAGGCCAACAGCTATCCGACGGGCACCTCCTGTGACAGCCGTCTGCAGACCATGACGCCGGACCATAACGAGGGCGTCAACTTCGGGTACTGCGATGGGCACGTCAAGTGGTCGAAGATCAGCGGCGTCAAGTGGTCGCAGTTCACGATGGCCACCTCCGGCACCGACACGACCCAGTCCGTAGGCAAGTAA
- the lepB gene encoding signal peptidase I, producing MPPCSRSIAGPYAGHYARNRREPSSLAAWTPGARAPAHGKGRTQTINAAHAKAPTDAGLWLRVAAKLIDQGLFALVETPCLCLGAVLNACGHPAWTIGAGYVLGSLLWYLYILEMTRRRGQTVGKILARVQVVPAESASDSQRYPLPGRVMARRLSVEFFFDMAGPLFMAAGWVLARVTGTNPATGGLVGLGVGSVASLLNPAAILRTPRRQAVHDLVARTYVVRVPATAQVAATTPQAARRGLIRRLIVPLVLSQALSPALVFGVVRPLFVEAYVVPSGSMEPTIQIGDRILASKLLPRLRMPRHGEIVMFRAPEWALHGDEHDLIFVKRVVGLPGDHLQVKDGRLYRNGQPVSEPYLSEPPDYTWPEDALSGGEITVPAGSLVVLGDNRNNSADSHLWEQTTGGETQPAPFLPADRLVGNLVWRFWPPDRLGTVLGAAGG from the coding sequence GTGCCTCCCTGTAGCAGATCGATCGCAGGGCCCTACGCGGGCCATTATGCCCGGAACCGTCGCGAACCGTCCAGCCTCGCAGCCTGGACGCCGGGAGCACGGGCTCCAGCACACGGGAAGGGAAGGACGCAGACCATCAACGCCGCACACGCCAAAGCACCCACGGACGCCGGGCTGTGGCTCCGTGTTGCCGCCAAGCTCATCGACCAGGGCCTCTTCGCCCTGGTGGAGACTCCCTGCCTATGTCTGGGAGCCGTCCTCAATGCCTGCGGACATCCCGCCTGGACCATCGGCGCCGGCTATGTCCTGGGCAGTCTCCTGTGGTACCTGTATATCCTCGAGATGACCCGCCGTCGCGGTCAGACCGTGGGCAAGATCCTCGCTCGCGTCCAAGTCGTGCCGGCCGAGAGCGCCTCGGACTCGCAGAGGTACCCTTTGCCAGGGAGGGTGATGGCGCGACGCCTTTCGGTCGAGTTCTTCTTTGACATGGCCGGACCGCTCTTCATGGCGGCAGGCTGGGTCCTTGCACGAGTCACCGGAACCAATCCCGCCACCGGCGGCCTCGTCGGATTGGGTGTCGGCAGCGTCGCCTCTCTGCTCAATCCCGCTGCGATCTTGCGCACCCCGCGCAGACAGGCCGTGCACGACCTCGTCGCCCGGACCTACGTGGTCCGAGTCCCCGCAACCGCCCAAGTGGCTGCGACGACACCTCAGGCCGCTCGTCGCGGGCTGATCCGTCGCCTGATCGTCCCGCTGGTGTTATCGCAGGCGCTCTCTCCGGCGCTGGTCTTCGGCGTCGTTCGTCCGCTCTTCGTCGAGGCCTACGTGGTCCCCTCCGGGTCCATGGAGCCGACCATCCAGATCGGCGACCGCATCCTCGCCAGCAAGCTCCTCCCTCGCCTGCGGATGCCTCGCCATGGTGAGATCGTCATGTTCCGCGCTCCTGAGTGGGCGCTGCACGGCGACGAGCACGACCTCATCTTCGTCAAGCGCGTTGTCGGCCTACCGGGCGATCATCTCCAGGTGAAGGACGGCCGCCTCTACCGCAACGGTCAGCCGGTCTCCGAGCCCTATCTGAGCGAGCCGCCGGACTACACCTGGCCGGAGGATGCCCTGTCAGGCGGAGAGATCACCGTTCCTGCCGGAAGCCTGGTCGTCCTGGGTGACAACCGCAACAACTCCGCCGACTCGCACCTTTGGGAGCAGACCACCGGCGGCGAGACTCAGCCCGCACCCTTCCTTCCCGCCGACCGTCTGGTGGGCAATCTCGTCTGGCGCTTCTGGCCACCCGACCGCCTGGGTACAGTCCTGGGCGCTGCCGGAGGGTAG